The Panicum virgatum strain AP13 chromosome 5K, P.virgatum_v5, whole genome shotgun sequence genome has a window encoding:
- the LOC120706382 gene encoding disease resistance protein RGA2-like, producing MEVLLSAVASDLVGRLVSFLISKFAEPGSTDDVVRLQRSLLRARAVVEEAEARQVTSRAMLLQLNHLRGEMCRGSYVLDAFRRRAALPGRSYATARRPLALPSGRDAAGGLSVAVESMEAALGDMKEFVVLLGGCPRVGRQPYSAYLFMESCMFGRQMEKEQIVSFLLQPARDLDVLAIIGPHEVGKRTLVEHACLEERVRDHFAKIHRLCGDDLDVQGQEPLRGLVDTDQRSLIVIDFAGGDTDEERWTGFRSSLRRRAHGESKIIVIGRAETLSGLGTVPPLRLRAPRREELWYLFKALAFGGADPEERPELVRVATALFAGIPDLTPFVAVSKTAASLRADLSARSWRRVLRVSVGVTALQLGAAFPGGRGRPEEKTAYYHPGVPVKGGRSAPCLFYDRRKSTGMPRSELPRATMLDVAGGAVPAGGKRFDVLVWQSRIPPYASYVATCDMERAAQVEIAKRRLASKRRRGQLVRGPLRRRQGGGTLGERGGDEGGAVAGRGE from the coding sequence ATGGAGGTTCTGCTCTCTGCAGTTGCTAGCGACCTCGTCGGCCGGCTGGTCTCcttcctcatcagcaagttcgcGGAGCCAGGCTCCACCGACGACGTCGTCAGGCTGCAGCGATCGCTGCTGCGAGCCCGAGCCGTcgtcgaggaggccgaggcgcggcaGGTCACCAGCCGGGCGATGCTGCTGCAGCTCAACCACCTGCGGGGAGAGATGTGCCGGGGCTCCTACGTCCTCGACGCCTTCCGGCGGCGAGCCGCCTTGCCCGGTAGATCATACGCCACGGCGAGGCGGCCGCTCGCCTTGCCTTCGGGCAGAGATGCCGCAGGTGGGCTGTCCGTCGCGGTGGAAAGCATGGAAGCTGCGCTGGGCGACATGAAGGAGTTCGTCGTGCTCCTCGGCGGCTGCCCCCGCGTCGGCCGGCAGCCGTACAGCGCCTACCTGTTCATGGAGAGCTGCATGTTTGGCCGgcagatggagaaggagcagatCGTAAGCTTCCTGCTGCAGCCTGCTCGAGATCTGGATGTCCTCGCCATCATCGGCCCTCACGAGGTCGGCAAGCGGACGCTGGTCGAGCATGCGTGCCTCGAGGAGAGGGTGCGAGACCACTTCGCCAAGATCCATCGCCTCTGCGGTGACGATCTCGACGTGCAGGGCCAGGAGCCTCTTCGAGGTTTGGTCGACACGGATCAAAGGTCCCTGATCGTGATCgacttcgccggcggcgacacGGACGAGGAGCGTTGGACGGGGTTCCGCTCGTcccttcgccgccgcgcgcacgggGAGAGCAAGATCATAGTCATCGGCAGGGCGGAGACGCTCTCGGGCCTGGGCACCGTGCCGCCGCTCAGgctgcgcgcgccgcgccgggaGGAGCTCTGGTACCTGTTCAAAGCGTTGGCGTTCGGAGGCGCCGACCCGGAGGAGCGCCCGGAGCTCGTGCGCGTCGCCACGGCGCTGTTCGCGGGCATCCCGGACCTCACGCCGTTCGTCGCGGTGAGCAAGACCGCCGCGTCGCTCCGCGCCGACCTGAGCGCTCGGTCCTGGCGCCGCGTGCTGAGGGTGTCCGTCGGGGTgacggcgctgcagctcggcgccgCCTTCCCCGGGGGTCGTGGCCGTCCGGAGGAGAAGACGGCGTACTACCACCCCGGCGTGCCGGTGAAGGGTGGCCGTAGCGCGCCGTGCTTGTTCTACGACAGGCGCAAGTCGACGGGCATGCCGCGGAGCGAGCTTCCGAGGGCGACGATGCTGGACGtagccggcggcgccgtcccGGCCGGGGGGAAGCGGTTCGACGTGCTGGTGTGGCAGTCCCGCATCCCTCCTTACGCAAGCTACGTGGCGACGTGCGACATGGAGAGAGCCGCGCAGGTGGAGATCGCCAAGCGACGGCTTgcgagcaagaggaggagaggCCAACTGGTtcgtggcccgctccggcgaagACAAGGTGGTGGGACGCTAGGAGAGAGAGGCGGCGATGAAGGTGGAGCGGTCGCGGGACGCGGGGAGTGA